Within Populus trichocarpa isolate Nisqually-1 chromosome 6, P.trichocarpa_v4.1, whole genome shotgun sequence, the genomic segment AGACACCACTTCTCCCAGTCCATGATCCAATTCAAAGGTCACCAAGTTCCAATTCATCTCTAACTTCCCTGATCTTCACACCAAACAATTTCTACATCTTGCTAGGACCCCTTCTGTGCACCCTTATATGTCTTTTGGTCAAGCTGGATGCTCCGGTGACTAGCATATACATGTTAGCTATTCTTGCTTGGATATTTTCTTGGTGGTTCACTGAGGCTGTGCCTATGCCCATCACCTCCATGGCACCTCTCTTTCTGTTTCCTCTATTTGGAATTGGTTCTGCTGATAGTGTTGCTCGATCTTACATGGATGATGTGATTGCTCTTGTTCTTGGGAGCTTCATTCTTGCTCTTGCTGTTGAGCATTATAACATTCATAAGAGATTGGCTTTAAATGTAAGTTAAAATTGGAAATCATGATTCTTTTCGAAATTTTCCTTTACGTGAAACTCAACTTCTGGGCCTTGAATTTGAGTTGGACTACTgattacatatatatacatcCACCTAGCAAATCTTCTATTATTGTTTTCGTAGAGATCCATTGAATCAACCACTGCTGCTCCTTTACAAAAGCAAACAAATTCTTCCTGTACACCAGGAAATTTCTGACTTGTTCGAAATCGTTTATTTCTTTCTTGCACAATTGTGGGCCATGCAGATAACGATGCTGTTCTGTGGAGATCCATTGAATCCACCACTGCTCCTCCTTGGAATTTGTGCCACCACAGCTTTTGTCAGCATGTGGATGCACAACGTGGCAGCGGCTGTTATAATGATGCCAGTGGCCACTGGTATCTTACAGCGTCTGCCAAGGGGTCCCACTCAATCCAACGTTGTGGGCAAATTCTGCAAAGCAGTGGTTCTTGGGGTCATATATTCTGCAGCTATAGGAGGGATGAGTACCTTGACAGGGACAGGCGTTAATCTGATATTAGTGGGTATGTGGAAGAGCTATTTTCCTGAGGCAAATCCCATCAGCTTTAACACATGGTTCTTCTTTGGGTTTCCTTTAGCTTTGGtgattttctttgctttgtGGGCCATTCTTTGTTTGCTGTATTGCTCAAAGGGCTCAGGACAGGTCCTTTCTGCTTATTTGGACAAAGCCCACCTTAAGAGTGAGCTTGAATTGTTAGGTAAAGAtcccaaaaaaatttatttttgttcttttcaatatttcaatattgcagaattattttgatgaattttgtaAGCCAACGATTAATCTTAAATGTGATGTGTGTAGGTCCGATGGCTTTTGCTGAAAAGATGGTATTGGCTGTTTTTGGGGTGAGTACATCGAATATATAatagaaatttgattttcaaaatattttttatttgaaaatattaaaataattttttatattttttaaaatctgattaaaaaatattaatttgaagtttttttaaaaatatagtctAATTACATTTCCAAACAATGCCTTAAACTACTATATAAtccataattttatatttattgtggaCTACaatcaatctttaattaatCATAGCTGTAACACTCAAGTGTCTACCTATTTTAAAGCCTAAGTTGTCGGTTGGGTAGCTTGACTCACAAGTCAgcatataaattttaaactttgattttttaaaaaataaaaataaaaataatgtttctgaaaaaataaaaaatttaatttgatgtaaaatatattGCTTTGAATTGATAAATTACTAGATTGACTTATTAAACTACATCGGGTTTTATAATTATGCTTTAATGTACTTATATTGTAAAGATGGTTATTGCAGATGCTAATAGTCCTATGGATGACAAGAAGTATAACGGATGACATTCCTGGTTGGGGAGCTCTCTTCAATGGACTTGCCGGCGATGGAACCGTTAGTGTGAGTATAATTTAGTACTGGAAAAAAttaattcgattttttttttgtagtttatatatgtttaactGTTAATTAAGTTACAGTCACTTataaccaaaattaataaatgaattgAAATAAGGTTTTTACATGATGAAATAAAGGTTATGATGGCAACCTTATTGTTCATAATTCCAAACAAGAAGCAGAGGGGTGAGAAATTGATGGACTGGAACAAATGCAAGAAACTACCATGGAACATTGTGTTGTTGCTAGGAGCAGGTTTCGCCATCGCCGATGGAGTGAAGACTAGCGGCCTGGCTGATGTGTTATCCAAGGCATTAGACTTCTTGGAAGAGGTACCATACTTAGCCATTGCACCTATGGTGTGTCTGATAAGTGCCACAATCACTGAATTCACTTCAAACAACTCAACCACCACCCTTGTGGTTCCTCTACTGATCCAAATTGCGAAGACGATGCATGTGCATCCACTTCTCCTCATGGTTCCTGGGGCAATCGGAGCACAGTTTTCGTTCTTGCTTCCAACTGGAACACCTTCAAATATTGTGGGGTTCAGTACAGGGCATATTGAGATCAAAGACATGATCAAGACAGGAGTGCCACTTAAGATTTTTGGCATTGCTGCACTATCTCTTCTCATGCCTACACTAGGTAAGCTTGATCATTTCTTTgaggttgatttttctttttcacaggGAAAAAACAATCTGGGATGCTAAATCCATGTCATTGCAGGAGCTTATGTTTTCGGGACAAATGGAGAAGTTTAATAGCTGCAAACTGTAACATATAGTTATGGATGGCTCTTTCAAGTCAAGTCTCATGGCAAGCAAAGAGACGCAATGTGGATGATAATTAAGCAGTAGGACTTAGCTGAGATGTAGAAATTTCCCTTTAGCTCTTGGAAATACAGGAAGATTATTGTACAGTTTGCGAGATAGAGAGAAGAGTACTGCTGCCACGACAAAAGCAGCCCTCTTATCCTCCACCCACAGTTTTTTTTTCAGCTCCTTCCTTTGATAGCTAAAATATCTTGTATCTAGTGATTGCTTCCAAATGTAagattatttcttatttttttcatattttcttccTCTGCTGTATCATAAATGATTGGAGTATTCAAGCAtcttgaaattatataaaagaaaaacccatgAAGAATTGAcgaaagattaaaaagaaaaagataatacgAACCATTCATTTCGATGTAaactatatattatgttttcttcATGAATAAATAGCGGAAACATTTAAATCCTAAATTTTATGAGGATTTAAATAAAAGTATAATATACTCTTCGATGTATCAATGGGTTCATAAATTAGGTCCATCAGGCCAACTTTTCTCCAAATGGAAAAGCTTATCTAGCCCATATCCTCTCTTTTATTGGGTTTTCATTGTCATATTTCTACCTAGTCCCTAGGCCTAGTTTTACTCATAGCAGaggatttcattttcttaaaaacgTTGAAAAATCTGGAATTTGAAGTGAGGCTTAAGCTTCAATTATCCTTTCCTTGTGTTTTGGACTACTATATGTTCTTTTCTTCACATCAATCATTTCTACGTAAGAATTAGAAACTTTAATTAATTGGctctacaattttatttttcttttaagaaaggTGTGATGCTTTCCAAGTTTTATTGAGTCTTTGGTCATCAAGACATCGAATCACTCGCATTGCTGCTCTTACGACAACTTTTACAAGTATACTGCACCTTGCATGACGTTGCGGTTccctccttctttttttttatcttttctttttttgatagcCCATTACCATATTTCGTCCTTAAACACTTCTTCCTTCTTTCATCTCTAAAACgttttaaaattgattaggCTCTTAAATATAAGCCCAACAAATAATCATTCATCTTTGGTGTCATCAATAATAAGCAGTGCTTTAAGGCATTTATTTTTGGGTAAATACAGGCAGGAAAGAGAAgcttatatatattctaatgttataattgattttatttttcaatttttttctagttttctttaaattttattatatttctctcTATCATTATCTAAatagttgttttattaataaatcaatgaattattaaaaactaaatacagTGAGCTATGCAATCTGAAGAACTCTGTCTTCAGGTGGTCATCGTACGTAATTATTTTCTGcttttttgatttatgattatgaACTCAGATGGCTTATcctataatataaatatttcagGTACAGTACGAGCAGTGGTAGACGCCATGATTCAAACACTCACAGAAAAGTTGTCGCATGCAGCTATCATAAGCAGAGCTGATGTTATATTAGActttaattgattaataaatcaagTTCAATTTAAGACTTTAATTGTTCTCAATCTTATTGGAATAAATAGAAGATagtatttaatataattagctgattccatttattttctttcaatcatttttattctttctttctttgttttctcatttcccttttctctttcttctttgtgATTTATTTCTGTCGGAGTCAGGGGCAATTTAAAGGAACAAAATACATATAGTAAAGAAAGTAAAGGCATTACTCTACGTAGAAGCAATTACTTTAGTTACTTTCCAAAAGAAAGTCTTCCTCTTTTCTTGCTATCCAGTAGCTTATCAGTCCTGAGTTCCCCACCTTGACGTTGTGGAATCATTTCTTTCATTTGATGATTACTTCTGGaagacaaaaataacaaagtattTGAAGAGAACAAAGCATTATATTGCTATATATTGGTTTAGCATCTCACTTTTGATTAGTTTATCATTGTTTTCTGTCACAAGCTAgcttctgttttctttcttttcttttcttttttttgctgcaTAGACGTATGTTTTGCTCAACGCGACTTTTAGCTGAAACAGTATCCACGAGTCCAACTGATGGCTTCCAATGATGGGGAAAAGGGGGCATTTTACACATGGAGTGAGGTGGCTTTCTTTCCTGttcagatatgtttttttatttgtgtttatataGAGGCACACTAAGGATATGAAATCGGGGCAAAGCACATTAGTGAGGTGGAGTTGAATCAAAACAAATGGATTCTGAATTGTCAGTAGTACTAGTTATTAGACTTCTCTTCTtcaactttcttcttctctggCAACTTGGCAACGGGGCTAAAGTCAATAATGGCACTACAAACATTAAAGCTAATGGTGATAACACTACAATTGGTGCCCTTACAGATGCTGAAGGTACAAATTAAAcgatctctttttctttctaagatATTTGATTGAATATGTATTTAACTGTTTTCCACAATTTAGCTCCAACAAAACCTTAATGATGCAGGATGTGGTTAAAGCATGGAGATAGAAGATCAAAGAATTTCTAACGaataaattgattaagaaaCGAAACCTATcataataaatagaatatagtgtttacacacacacacgccaAGAAACCCTATTAACCGAGACCAGCTAGGAAATGGGAAtgctaataaatattattactttgatttctttttatatagtatttataaaaaaaaggttatgcATACGCAATATTGCTGAGGTCTAATGATTCAATCCATCACTTTTAACTTTATTAGTTAACATTTCTTGTGTAAATTACAGATCTTGGTCATTCTAACCCATAAATGTATGTTTATAGTTAGGTCGATTGAGTCTTTTTATCTTGAACATGAGAAGATCTTAGTCGGATTTgataaaaagagtttttttgtGTTCAAACCTTGGCAGCACGTACTCTTCGACTCCTTTTCAAGAGTTTGCAGTCCAGGAACACAACGCAGTTCCCCCTATCGTATCCGATTTGTTCTACCAACATGGATGCCGAGATTCGATGTTCTTGTGACAACACCAAAAACCGATCAGCTTGTTGGGTCACTGCAATGTATGTACAGAGCTATGGAAACGGAAACGATGAAGATTGCATGAAACCTGCTTAAAATTAATCCTTTCTATCTGAAtcacttcaatttcttttacagAAACCTGGCAAGCAAAATGTTGGATGGGTTAATTCACTCTTCAATAAGTCTCTTTAAGAACTTGAGAGTACTGTAAGTGCCATCACTCCATCTCACTTTTCAGTATTCCCATATTGGACTACTGTATTATATGCTGTGCCTGTTAAGCTAAACACCTGTAATAAGCTTTCTGGTGGAATTGCTTCCTCGCTAGGGAATTCACGGAGTCTCATAAAATTGCATGTTAAGGCTATGATTAGCGGTTCTATATGTATAAATGATGGCATAGCTTTGCTTATTTCTAATGGTACAATGACTTTGTGTAATCAGGGACCTTTCAAGCAATTTCTTAACCGGGTCTATACCTCCTAGCCTGACAACGTTGCAGAGTCTGAGAATTCTGTAAGTCTTATATAGTTTTGCTTCCAGTtgaatttgggtttaattaattttctccgTTTTAAACTGCATTAACCTTTTTCGCCGAGTTTGTCTCTTTTATCATGTTTGTTTTAGACTTATGAGTTTCTTGCTAGGATGCGATTTGATTGCGGCTTCAACTCTAAGTTCATGTTCCTCAAATTTCTGGATTGCCAATGATATGTTCGAATGAAGAATTGTCTAAACTGAACCTCTCCCTTGTCCTTTTCTACTGCTAG encodes:
- the LOC7463685 gene encoding tonoplast dicarboxylate transporter, which gives rise to MNGDHTPNLNSDDPKTPLLPVHDPIQRSPSSNSSLTSLIFTPNNFYILLGPLLCTLICLLVKLDAPVTSIYMLAILAWIFSWWFTEAVPMPITSMAPLFLFPLFGIGSADSVARSYMDDVIALVLGSFILALAVEHYNIHKRLALNITMLFCGDPLNPPLLLLGICATTAFVSMWMHNVAAAVIMMPVATGILQRLPRGPTQSNVVGKFCKAVVLGVIYSAAIGGMSTLTGTGVNLILVGMWKSYFPEANPISFNTWFFFGFPLALVIFFALWAILCLLYCSKGSGQVLSAYLDKAHLKSELELLGPMAFAEKMVLAVFGMLIVLWMTRSITDDIPGWGALFNGLAGDGTVSVMMATLLFIIPNKKQRGEKLMDWNKCKKLPWNIVLLLGAGFAIADGVKTSGLADVLSKALDFLEEVPYLAIAPMVCLISATITEFTSNNSTTTLVVPLLIQIAKTMHVHPLLLMVPGAIGAQFSFLLPTGTPSNIVGFSTGHIEIKDMIKTGVPLKIFGIAALSLLMPTLGAYVFGTNGEV